Proteins encoded within one genomic window of Prosthecobacter fusiformis:
- the trxA gene encoding thioredoxin: MKASNIGIWITCAAVAWFAWIMMDMGSPMTSSGGSSAILAINTSAEPVLVEFYADWCGPCRSVAPVVEALTLEVAGRAKVIRLDVDEEKTLAAEHGVRSIPTFIAFKNGREVGRQSGAIPKQKMLEMLGL, encoded by the coding sequence ATGAAAGCATCCAACATCGGCATCTGGATCACCTGCGCAGCGGTGGCTTGGTTTGCGTGGATCATGATGGATATGGGGTCTCCTATGACCTCATCTGGAGGGTCGTCTGCTATACTTGCCATCAATACCTCCGCTGAACCTGTGCTGGTGGAATTTTATGCAGACTGGTGCGGGCCTTGCCGCTCGGTAGCTCCAGTTGTGGAGGCGCTGACTCTAGAAGTGGCTGGTCGCGCCAAGGTTATCCGCCTGGATGTGGATGAAGAAAAGACACTGGCTGCTGAGCATGGCGTTCGCAGCATCCCCACCTTCATCGCCTTCAAGAATGGGCGCGAAGTAGGTCGGCAGTCTGGAGCCATCCCCAAACAGAAGATGCTGGAAATGCTGGGCTTATAA
- a CDS encoding ATP-dependent 6-phosphofructokinase — protein sequence MAPDMLFMDRPMLNVDISSLGPCQFASPLHQIGSVQVPFKTEADRILYTNTVQGLTEENSALSFEEAGPRQKVFFDPARTTVGIVTCGGLCPGLNDIIRGIVNQCHRQYGITRVYGFRYGYEGLVQRYGHTPIMLRPESVSQIHNFGGTILGSSRGQQPIGDMVDTLEDMSVDILFVIGGDGTLRGASEIAKEIANRGLRKAVVGIPKTIDNDIMYLDKSFGFETAFAEAVNAVKCAYTEACGAVNGIGLLKLMGRDSGFIACYAALAGSNVDFVLIPEVSFAMEGTTGLLEALRYRLAKRGSAVIVVAEGAGQELFSENGATDASGNKRYGDIGLHLKDEINAFFKARRMEVNLKYIDPSYIVRSVPANPQDNVYCSRLAQSAVHAAMAGKTSMLVGRWHNAFVHLPLDMVTHGRRKVDPHSELWHAVLESTGQPAMMT from the coding sequence ATGGCACCCGATATGCTCTTTATGGACCGTCCCATGCTGAATGTTGACATCTCCTCCTTAGGTCCGTGCCAGTTTGCCTCACCGCTGCATCAGATCGGCAGTGTTCAAGTGCCTTTCAAGACAGAGGCTGACCGCATCTTGTATACCAATACCGTCCAGGGGCTGACGGAGGAAAACAGTGCGCTGAGCTTTGAAGAAGCTGGCCCCCGCCAAAAGGTCTTTTTCGATCCGGCGCGTACGACGGTCGGCATTGTCACCTGTGGAGGTCTCTGTCCGGGTCTCAATGACATCATCCGTGGCATTGTGAACCAGTGCCACCGGCAGTATGGCATCACCCGGGTGTATGGATTTCGCTATGGATACGAAGGTCTGGTCCAGCGCTATGGCCATACGCCTATCATGCTCAGACCGGAATCCGTCTCGCAGATTCACAATTTCGGAGGTACCATTTTAGGGAGTTCCAGAGGCCAGCAGCCGATTGGGGACATGGTGGATACTCTCGAAGATATGTCGGTGGACATTCTCTTTGTCATCGGTGGTGACGGCACTCTGCGGGGTGCATCGGAAATCGCCAAAGAGATCGCCAATCGCGGGCTTCGCAAAGCAGTCGTGGGCATCCCCAAGACGATTGACAATGACATCATGTACCTGGACAAGAGCTTCGGTTTTGAAACCGCTTTTGCTGAGGCTGTCAATGCTGTCAAGTGCGCCTACACGGAGGCCTGCGGTGCTGTCAATGGCATCGGCTTGCTGAAACTGATGGGGCGCGATAGCGGTTTCATCGCCTGTTACGCAGCACTGGCTGGCAGCAATGTGGACTTTGTTCTTATTCCCGAAGTCAGCTTCGCGATGGAGGGGACGACGGGATTATTGGAAGCCCTGCGCTATAGGCTCGCGAAACGTGGGAGTGCTGTGATCGTCGTGGCGGAAGGGGCCGGTCAAGAACTGTTCTCCGAGAACGGAGCGACGGATGCCAGCGGAAATAAGCGCTATGGAGACATCGGCTTGCACCTCAAGGACGAGATCAATGCCTTCTTCAAAGCCCGGCGTATGGAGGTGAACCTCAAATACATCGATCCCAGCTACATCGTCCGCAGTGTCCCTGCGAATCCGCAGGACAACGTGTACTGCTCGCGCTTGGCCCAGTCCGCCGTGCATGCAGCGATGGCGGGTAAAACCTCCATGCTGGTAGGCCGCTGGCACAATGCTTTCGTCCATCTGCCGCTGGATATGGTTACGCATGGTCGCCGCAAGGTGGATCCGCATAGCGAGCTCTGGCATGCCGTTCTGGAGAGCACAGGTCAGCCCGCTATGATGACCTGA
- a CDS encoding acyl carrier protein yields MPDAPTLSQLELRVLDLVRDEVLQTPPGFGVSSDLFEAGLDSMAIMQLLLLLEEHYSVAIPVGSVSRANFKSAQTIAALLVQQGYAITEGGPEEPNSPPAMAEVSLPAAPVVVAPEEKFDRLPLRDCDFFTHAFDEMLRQAGQGGHIARSFIELDRSPDVPALKALLDGLQDRFAFPILTAQLKKPGFFSLPLWVPATHPRPLELKLWSDEKSTGLLLPHGAEKFSDLQTKLDDIINTSLPQYDDGWMNVRFDLVEKEDGSCVFVFSWSHLIMDGIGAEFFLLEINRLLGGKSEPVPGFDLTDLKDQRGWGERWKTAKVMPSFFDSVMNKPFEALGSAKLSSGRAHFQVITLTEAQSAEAARRSAEISGPLINMPFHLACAMRAHQAVFTHRGQKPESLMCCIPIQVRRKGTRGPLFQNHLTMFFCNLLADELTTLDAAASSLHKQHTRFIKEKIGDAFRDLMWMMRPMPPSLHMHFINWHMKGKFSSFYHSNTGIFAPELTHFAGAEVMNAYHVPSFSDPPGTGVFTNEKNGRLVLTLCWREGTMTEEERAIFVGQLMSDLGVA; encoded by the coding sequence ATGCCTGACGCCCCTACTCTGTCCCAACTCGAGCTGCGTGTGCTCGATCTCGTCCGCGACGAAGTCCTTCAAACACCTCCGGGGTTTGGTGTGAGTTCTGATCTTTTTGAGGCCGGCCTGGATTCGATGGCCATCATGCAATTGCTGCTTCTGCTGGAGGAGCATTATTCTGTGGCCATTCCGGTGGGCAGCGTTTCACGTGCGAATTTCAAGAGTGCTCAGACTATTGCCGCGCTGCTGGTACAGCAGGGGTATGCCATCACAGAAGGAGGCCCAGAGGAGCCAAATTCGCCTCCAGCCATGGCGGAAGTGAGTCTTCCAGCTGCCCCTGTGGTGGTGGCACCTGAGGAAAAATTCGACCGCCTGCCCCTGAGGGACTGTGACTTTTTCACCCATGCTTTCGATGAAATGCTGCGGCAGGCCGGGCAGGGCGGGCACATCGCCCGTTCGTTCATTGAGTTGGACCGTTCTCCCGACGTGCCCGCACTGAAGGCGCTGCTGGACGGTCTTCAGGACCGCTTTGCTTTCCCCATTCTGACGGCCCAGTTAAAAAAACCAGGCTTCTTTTCACTGCCTCTCTGGGTGCCTGCGACCCATCCACGGCCCCTGGAATTAAAACTGTGGTCTGATGAAAAATCCACGGGCCTGCTCCTGCCCCACGGGGCGGAGAAATTCAGTGATCTGCAAACGAAGCTGGATGACATCATTAACACATCCCTGCCCCAGTATGATGACGGCTGGATGAATGTCCGATTCGATCTGGTGGAGAAAGAGGACGGTTCTTGTGTCTTTGTGTTTTCCTGGAGCCATCTCATCATGGATGGCATCGGGGCGGAGTTCTTTCTCCTGGAGATCAACCGTCTCCTGGGGGGTAAAAGCGAGCCTGTTCCGGGCTTTGATCTGACAGATCTAAAGGACCAGCGTGGCTGGGGTGAGCGCTGGAAGACAGCGAAGGTCATGCCCTCCTTTTTTGATTCGGTGATGAATAAGCCTTTTGAAGCGCTAGGCTCCGCCAAGCTGTCTTCTGGACGCGCCCACTTCCAGGTCATCACCCTTACTGAGGCTCAAAGCGCCGAGGCCGCCCGTCGAAGTGCGGAGATCTCCGGCCCGCTAATCAACATGCCCTTCCATCTCGCGTGTGCTATGCGTGCACACCAGGCTGTGTTTACCCACCGGGGGCAGAAGCCTGAATCCCTGATGTGCTGCATCCCCATCCAGGTGCGACGCAAGGGGACACGCGGCCCGCTTTTCCAGAATCATCTGACCATGTTCTTCTGCAACCTGCTGGCGGATGAACTGACTACGCTGGATGCCGCAGCCAGCTCTCTGCACAAGCAGCATACCCGTTTCATCAAAGAGAAGATCGGCGATGCTTTCCGGGACCTCATGTGGATGATGCGCCCCATGCCGCCAAGCCTGCACATGCATTTCATCAACTGGCATATGAAGGGCAAGTTCAGCTCCTTTTATCATTCCAATACGGGCATCTTCGCACCTGAACTGACCCACTTCGCGGGTGCAGAGGTGATGAATGCCTATCACGTGCCGAGCTTTTCGGACCCTCCTGGAACAGGCGTGTTTACCAATGAGAAGAATGGCCGTCTGGTCCTTACCCTTTGCTGGCGTGAAGGAACGATGACGGAGGAGGAGCGCGCCATTTTTGTGGGCCAGCTCATGAGTGATCTGGGGGTAGCCTGA
- the rtcA gene encoding RNA 3'-terminal phosphate cyclase, whose protein sequence is MMIQISGESGGGQLLRSALSLSMVTGQPFRMTNIRGKRPKPGLMRQHLTCVKAAAEVCDAAVDGAELGSVELVFAPARVRAGDYAFSIGSGGSTTLVFQTLLPALLMTDGPSTLRIEGGTHNPMAPPFEFIAQCFLPQLHGLGVKVSVALEKHGFMQAGGGVLTAVVSPIKKLQKLKLLERGELLENFGRVIHAHLHREIAEREIATASALLEWPQDRMELRYANDSTGPGNALLLGVRFANVCEISTGIAQVGKSSESVATGAAKGLRSYLASSAPVGVHLADQLLLPMALAGGGKFATLSISNHSRTNMALIEKFLPVRFEVEEADAGVKCVTVHPAS, encoded by the coding sequence ATGATGATCCAAATTTCCGGTGAATCCGGCGGTGGTCAGTTGCTGCGTTCGGCGCTGTCGCTGTCGATGGTGACGGGGCAGCCGTTTCGCATGACGAACATCCGCGGCAAGAGGCCGAAGCCAGGGCTGATGCGCCAGCACCTGACCTGTGTGAAGGCGGCGGCGGAGGTCTGTGATGCGGCGGTGGACGGGGCCGAGTTAGGTTCTGTTGAACTGGTCTTTGCTCCAGCCCGGGTCAGGGCAGGGGACTATGCATTCAGCATCGGTAGCGGGGGAAGTACGACTCTGGTATTCCAGACATTGCTGCCAGCGCTTCTGATGACCGATGGTCCCAGCACGCTGCGTATCGAAGGTGGTACGCATAATCCCATGGCGCCGCCATTTGAATTCATCGCGCAATGTTTTCTGCCGCAGCTTCACGGGCTGGGGGTGAAGGTCAGTGTGGCTTTGGAAAAACATGGCTTCATGCAGGCGGGGGGTGGTGTGTTGACGGCGGTGGTTTCGCCCATTAAGAAATTGCAGAAGCTGAAGCTGCTGGAGCGTGGAGAACTCTTGGAAAATTTTGGTCGGGTGATCCATGCCCATCTTCACCGCGAGATTGCCGAGCGTGAAATCGCTACGGCTTCTGCGCTGCTTGAATGGCCACAGGACCGGATGGAGCTTCGATATGCCAATGACAGTACGGGTCCTGGCAATGCGCTGCTATTGGGAGTTCGCTTCGCCAACGTTTGCGAAATCAGCACGGGCATTGCTCAAGTGGGGAAATCCTCTGAGTCGGTGGCTACGGGGGCAGCCAAGGGGCTGCGCAGTTACTTGGCATCATCCGCTCCGGTGGGGGTGCATTTGGCGGATCAGTTATTACTGCCAATGGCCCTTGCTGGGGGGGGGAAGTTTGCGACTCTGTCTATCAGCAATCACTCGCGTACCAACATGGCCCTGATCGAAAAATTTCTGCCTGTACGTTTTGAGGTGGAAGAAGCGGATGCAGGTGTGAAGTGTGTGACCGTGCACCCTGCATCCTAA
- a CDS encoding RtcB family protein: protein MTSPFHIINEAEAFLPARDNKGKPITVIGTEAIRNGFDQTCIDQALNSRSAPGVTDLVLNPDAHAGYGAPVGCVMASPTHIYPGPVGVDIKCSMSLLQMNIPADEIVDRTVRRRLIEAIVARTPTGPGRGQREAKKSRRVSADLGVQACTEGASKAVCEALGIPPEWALRCEDSQHYGHDGNVSTLHERLDKMRAFNAFPNFENKMMQLGSYGGGNHFGECEVVQLDQDPTMRATAEVFGLQDDRVAFLSHCGSRGFGNILAQRQFKALEGFFRTWGMDFPAGDKQLVYAPLGTPEADAYLDDMALGANFATVNHMLINALVLEAFQEVLPGTTGQLVYFISHNIARQEVVDNQLSWVHRKGATRAFPGGHHALKDTPFAATGHPILLPGNPRDGSVVMVAKPEAVKSCYSVNHGAGRCMGRKHATRVLDQKTVDADFESNDILFNSRQYPIDEAPNAYKDFKEVLRSVEAAGLAQQVCKLKARFVIKDAAEADD, encoded by the coding sequence ATGACCTCCCCATTCCACATCATCAACGAGGCTGAAGCCTTTCTCCCTGCCCGTGATAACAAAGGCAAGCCGATCACGGTGATCGGTACCGAAGCTATTCGAAATGGCTTTGACCAGACCTGCATTGACCAGGCGTTGAATTCGCGTTCGGCACCAGGGGTGACTGATCTGGTGCTGAATCCGGATGCCCATGCGGGTTACGGCGCTCCGGTGGGGTGTGTGATGGCATCGCCAACGCATATTTATCCAGGACCTGTGGGGGTGGACATCAAGTGCTCCATGTCGCTGTTACAGATGAACATCCCGGCGGATGAGATCGTGGACCGCACGGTGCGCCGCCGTCTCATTGAGGCCATCGTGGCGCGTACTCCAACCGGGCCTGGTCGTGGGCAGCGCGAGGCTAAAAAGTCCCGTCGTGTGTCAGCGGACCTGGGGGTGCAAGCTTGCACGGAAGGGGCTAGCAAGGCGGTGTGTGAGGCGCTGGGGATCCCGCCTGAATGGGCTCTGCGTTGCGAAGACAGCCAGCACTATGGGCATGACGGAAACGTTTCTACCCTGCATGAGCGCCTGGACAAGATGCGCGCCTTCAATGCCTTCCCGAACTTCGAAAACAAGATGATGCAGCTCGGTTCTTACGGGGGTGGAAACCACTTCGGTGAGTGCGAGGTGGTGCAGCTTGACCAGGACCCAACGATGCGTGCCACGGCGGAAGTCTTTGGCCTGCAGGATGATCGCGTGGCCTTCCTGAGCCACTGTGGATCGCGCGGGTTTGGGAACATCCTGGCGCAGCGTCAGTTTAAGGCGCTGGAAGGTTTCTTCCGCACCTGGGGGATGGATTTCCCGGCCGGTGACAAGCAGCTTGTTTATGCACCGCTGGGAACGCCAGAGGCCGATGCGTATCTGGATGATATGGCGCTGGGGGCGAACTTCGCCACAGTGAACCACATGCTCATCAATGCGCTGGTGCTGGAGGCTTTCCAGGAAGTGCTGCCAGGGACGACTGGGCAACTGGTGTACTTCATCAGCCATAACATTGCGCGTCAGGAGGTGGTGGATAACCAGCTCTCCTGGGTGCATCGAAAGGGGGCGACGCGTGCCTTCCCTGGGGGACATCATGCCCTCAAGGACACGCCCTTCGCCGCCACTGGTCACCCGATTTTGCTGCCTGGAAATCCACGCGACGGATCGGTGGTGATGGTGGCGAAACCCGAGGCCGTGAAAAGCTGCTACAGCGTGAATCACGGTGCTGGTCGCTGCATGGGGCGCAAACATGCGACCCGAGTGCTTGATCAGAAAACGGTGGACGCGGATTTCGAGTCTAACGACATCCTTTTCAACTCACGCCAGTATCCGATTGATGAAGCACCGAACGCTTACAAGGACTTTAAAGAAGTCCTCCGTAGCGTGGAGGCCGCCGGTCTTGCCCAGCAGGTGTGCAAGCTGAAGGCGCGCTTTGTGATCAAGGATGCGGCGGAGGCGGATGATTGA
- a CDS encoding vWA domain-containing protein codes for MASKTLFQSIAGALAPKADTRNEAGGLAYQMTPRHALAQYAATGCLNHTYYATAEDQLQKILALCEKVPTDFIARTAIHCREKGFMKDVPALLCAVLAARDAERLELIFSRVINDAKMLRNFVQILRSGVTGRKSLGSLPKRLVRKWFENRSDEAVFRADVGQSPSMADIIKMVHPHPGSPSREALYGYLIGRAHQAEALPPLVREFEAWKLDPQGEPPDVPFQMLTALPLTTEQWLAIARRATWQTTRMNLNTFARHGVFTHSDVTRLIASRLRSEDQVRRARVFPYQLMAAYFNVGAEVPHEVKEALQDAMEIAVSNVPVVSGKVVVAPDVSGSMHSAVTGVRKGATSKIRCIDVAALVAAAFLRQNRDAEVLPFENNVVPVSLNPRDSVMTNAQKLASLPAGGTNCSAVLIDLNARKAKADLVIYVSDNESWMDTSIHGRFGGSPTRTMSEWNVFKQRNPNARLVCLDIQPYATTQAQEREDILNIGGFSDQVFEVIASFASGQLGPDHWVGEIENTAL; via the coding sequence ATGGCCAGCAAAACACTCTTCCAATCCATCGCCGGAGCCCTCGCCCCCAAGGCGGATACCCGCAACGAAGCCGGCGGTCTGGCTTACCAGATGACCCCGCGTCATGCTCTGGCCCAGTATGCGGCCACGGGATGCCTGAACCACACTTACTATGCCACCGCTGAGGACCAGCTTCAGAAGATCCTGGCCCTGTGCGAAAAGGTGCCGACGGACTTCATCGCCCGGACCGCCATTCACTGCCGTGAAAAGGGCTTCATGAAGGATGTGCCAGCGCTGCTATGCGCCGTGCTGGCCGCCCGAGATGCGGAGCGCCTGGAGCTTATCTTTAGCCGCGTGATCAACGATGCGAAGATGCTGCGCAACTTTGTCCAGATCCTGCGCTCCGGTGTGACCGGGCGGAAGTCCCTGGGATCGCTGCCGAAGCGTCTGGTGCGCAAGTGGTTTGAGAACCGTTCTGATGAAGCCGTGTTCCGTGCGGATGTGGGGCAGTCTCCCTCCATGGCGGACATCATCAAGATGGTGCACCCGCATCCTGGATCGCCTTCCCGTGAGGCGCTGTATGGTTACCTTATCGGCCGTGCTCACCAGGCGGAGGCTCTGCCACCACTGGTGCGCGAGTTTGAAGCCTGGAAGCTGGACCCCCAGGGGGAGCCTCCGGATGTGCCCTTTCAGATGCTCACTGCGCTGCCGCTGACCACGGAGCAATGGCTGGCCATCGCCCGCCGTGCCACATGGCAGACCACCCGGATGAACCTGAATACCTTTGCCCGTCATGGTGTGTTCACTCATTCGGACGTGACCCGTCTCATCGCCAGCCGTCTGCGCAGCGAGGACCAGGTGCGTCGTGCCCGTGTCTTCCCTTACCAGCTCATGGCTGCCTATTTCAATGTCGGTGCCGAAGTGCCGCATGAAGTGAAGGAAGCGCTGCAGGACGCCATGGAAATCGCAGTTTCCAATGTGCCTGTCGTGAGCGGAAAAGTGGTTGTGGCACCTGACGTTTCCGGTTCCATGCACTCTGCGGTGACCGGCGTGCGCAAAGGTGCCACGAGCAAAATCCGCTGCATTGATGTGGCCGCCCTGGTGGCTGCCGCCTTCCTTCGCCAGAACCGTGATGCCGAGGTGCTTCCCTTTGAAAACAACGTGGTGCCGGTGTCTTTGAATCCTCGTGATTCGGTGATGACGAATGCCCAAAAGCTGGCCTCGCTGCCCGCTGGCGGGACCAATTGCAGCGCCGTGCTCATTGACCTCAATGCCCGCAAGGCCAAGGCCGATCTGGTCATCTATGTCTCCGATAACGAGTCCTGGATGGATACCTCAATCCATGGCCGGTTTGGTGGATCGCCTACACGCACGATGAGCGAGTGGAATGTGTTCAAGCAACGCAATCCCAATGCCCGTCTGGTGTGCCTGGACATCCAGCCCTATGCAACGACGCAGGCGCAGGAACGCGAAGACATCCTGAATATCGGAGGTTTCTCTGATCAGGTGTTTGAAGTCATCGCCTCCTTTGCCAGCGGCCAGCTTGGCCCGGACCACTGGGTCGGTGAGATCGAAAACACAGCCCTTTGA
- the rtcR gene encoding RNA repair transcriptional activator RtcR — protein sequence MKSTVVFGFLGTSLDRAQGADRWSRWRPTVSMCQQEDLLISRLELLVEPKFAALAQQVAADIRQVSPETTVVMNELCFADPWDFQLVYEGLYDFITNYAFKTEKEDYLIHLTTGTHVAQICWFLLNEANFIPARLLQTSPSRVNGRDTNSSGRYEIIDLDLSKYDRLATRFAQEQEKTLDFLKSGIATKSKAFNMLIGQIELVAVNSKAPMLIMGPTGAGKSLLTSRIYDLRCSRAGLTGRFVEVNCATLRGDQAMSALFGHRRGAFTGAQADRPGLLKEADKGLIFLDEIGELGLDEQAMLLRALEDKTFLPLGSDKAVSSDFQLIAGTNRDLRAEVAAGKFRDDLLARINLWTFTLPSLAERREDLSANLDFELERYAKSHRRQVRFNKEAREAFLKFARSPEATWSANFRDLNAAVTRMATLAPKGRITVECVDQEKARLMQGWGDGTGKRKQLETSFCGLDISKLDPFDQVQLEYVLGVCRESKTMSDAGRKLFSISRLSKTKSNDADRLKKYLARFELTWDKISGA from the coding sequence ATGAAATCCACCGTCGTTTTTGGCTTCCTGGGCACCTCTCTGGACCGCGCACAAGGCGCTGACCGCTGGTCGCGCTGGCGGCCCACGGTCTCCATGTGTCAGCAGGAGGATCTGCTCATCTCCCGGCTGGAGCTGCTGGTGGAGCCTAAGTTCGCGGCTCTGGCTCAGCAGGTAGCGGCGGACATCCGGCAGGTATCGCCGGAAACCACGGTCGTGATGAATGAACTCTGCTTTGCAGACCCATGGGATTTCCAGCTCGTGTATGAAGGGCTTTACGACTTCATAACCAATTATGCGTTCAAGACGGAAAAGGAGGATTATCTCATCCACCTGACCACGGGTACGCATGTGGCGCAGATCTGCTGGTTCCTGTTAAACGAGGCCAATTTCATCCCCGCACGCCTGCTCCAAACCTCCCCTTCCCGCGTCAACGGACGTGATACCAACTCGTCTGGCCGTTATGAGATCATTGACTTGGACCTTTCCAAATATGACCGCCTGGCCACACGCTTCGCCCAGGAGCAGGAGAAGACTCTCGATTTCCTCAAAAGCGGCATCGCCACGAAGAGCAAGGCCTTTAACATGCTCATCGGCCAGATCGAACTGGTGGCGGTGAATTCCAAAGCACCCATGCTCATCATGGGCCCCACTGGCGCAGGCAAGTCCCTACTGACCTCGCGCATCTATGACCTGCGCTGCAGCCGCGCTGGCCTAACAGGAAGGTTTGTCGAAGTGAACTGCGCCACCCTGCGCGGCGACCAGGCCATGAGCGCCCTTTTTGGCCATCGGCGCGGTGCTTTCACCGGCGCGCAAGCTGACCGCCCAGGCTTGCTCAAAGAGGCGGACAAAGGCCTCATCTTCCTGGATGAAATCGGCGAACTCGGCCTGGATGAACAAGCCATGCTGCTACGCGCTCTCGAGGACAAAACCTTCCTGCCTCTAGGCTCGGACAAAGCAGTCTCCAGTGACTTCCAACTCATCGCCGGCACCAACCGCGACCTCCGTGCGGAAGTGGCCGCAGGCAAATTTCGTGATGATCTGTTGGCGCGTATCAATCTGTGGACCTTCACCTTACCCAGCCTGGCAGAGCGGCGCGAAGATCTGAGCGCGAACCTGGACTTCGAACTGGAACGTTATGCCAAATCTCACCGCCGCCAAGTGCGCTTCAACAAAGAAGCCCGTGAAGCCTTCCTGAAATTCGCCCGCAGTCCCGAAGCCACCTGGAGCGCGAATTTTCGCGATCTCAATGCCGCCGTGACCCGCATGGCCACACTAGCCCCCAAAGGCCGCATCACCGTTGAATGCGTGGATCAAGAAAAAGCCCGCCTGATGCAGGGCTGGGGCGACGGCACAGGAAAGAGAAAGCAGTTGGAAACCTCTTTCTGCGGCCTGGACATCTCCAAGCTTGATCCCTTTGACCAGGTGCAACTGGAGTATGTGCTGGGCGTCTGTCGTGAAAGCAAAACCATGTCCGACGCCGGACGGAAACTCTTCTCCATCTCCCGCCTCAGCAAGACCAAATCCAACGATGCCGACCGCCTGAAAAAGTACCTGGCCCGGTTCGAACTCACCTGGGATAAAATATCTGGGGCGTGA
- a CDS encoding YkgJ family cysteine cluster protein, with amino-acid sequence MARKQPDPALRATLDEVKAVYAELEKRPLDRDCQMRTQCCHFRLTGKTPFLTLGEAVYAAQGVRASGRKVIKSHPEGACPLLGKDGRCTIYMHRPFGCRTHFCQPAGGMYPRKHIADLIHRLEALDEKLGGDGSRELEPAVADALEAR; translated from the coding sequence GTGGCCAGAAAGCAGCCTGATCCCGCGCTCCGCGCCACCTTGGATGAGGTGAAAGCCGTGTATGCGGAGCTGGAAAAGCGTCCGCTTGATCGGGACTGCCAGATGCGCACGCAATGCTGCCATTTCAGGCTCACAGGAAAGACGCCATTTCTCACCTTGGGTGAGGCTGTTTATGCTGCCCAGGGGGTGCGTGCGAGTGGCCGCAAGGTCATCAAGTCTCATCCTGAGGGAGCCTGCCCGCTGCTGGGCAAAGACGGGAGGTGCACCATTTATATGCACCGTCCCTTTGGCTGCCGCACGCACTTTTGCCAGCCTGCGGGGGGCATGTATCCGCGCAAGCACATTGCTGATTTGATCCACCGCCTCGAAGCCCTGGATGAAAAACTGGGGGGTGATGGCTCCAGGGAGCTCGAGCCTGCCGTGGCGGATGCCTTGGAGGCGCGCTAA
- a CDS encoding polysaccharide biosynthesis/export family protein: protein MKTFLLILAVAALLMPEAYAQSGELPLRAGDRITISVGAIPDNEVSQIRGVYTVSDNGTINLLHIGEVRANGLKPSALQRSIEQTYISREIYTRPNVLVSIDSVGDATMRQVTVTGVNKPGGVPYQQGMTLSRAIMSAGGPTPFGSMRKVKLLRGGRPPTIHNLSTGIGNPAVDVAVQPDDQIIVPE from the coding sequence ATGAAAACGTTCTTACTGATCCTGGCTGTGGCAGCTCTTTTGATGCCTGAGGCCTATGCTCAAAGCGGTGAACTGCCGTTGCGTGCAGGAGACCGCATCACTATTTCCGTGGGGGCTATTCCTGACAATGAAGTGTCGCAGATCCGCGGTGTCTATACGGTGAGTGATAATGGGACCATCAACCTCCTGCACATTGGTGAGGTGCGTGCCAATGGCCTGAAACCTTCGGCTCTTCAGCGCAGCATTGAGCAGACTTACATCAGCCGGGAAATTTATACGCGTCCGAACGTGTTGGTCTCCATCGACAGCGTGGGGGATGCGACGATGCGGCAGGTGACAGTCACGGGCGTGAACAAGCCTGGTGGGGTTCCTTATCAGCAAGGGATGACGCTTTCCCGCGCCATCATGTCCGCAGGTGGCCCGACACCCTTCGGCAGCATGAGAAAAGTGAAGCTGCTGCGTGGTGGCCGTCCGCCGACGATTCATAATCTCTCGACCGGAATCGGCAATCCTGCGGTGGATGTGGCTGTGCAGCCGGATGACCAGATCATTGTGCCGGAGTAA